TACTTGTACCAATGGCTGTTGGCTGGCGCACTTGCGCTGCCAGTCACAGGCATGGCCGCCGAGGCCGTGCCCCTATCCCCCGAGCAGGCGCGTACCTTGGGCGTGCGCTTTCAATCCATCAAGAGTTCTGGCGAACTCAATGTTTCGGCCCATGCGCGTGTGCTGCTGAGACCCGATGCCCAGGTCGTGGTTGCAGCTCCCTATGCCGGCATGCTGCCGCGCGTGCTGGTCGCGGTGGGACAGTCCGTGCGAGCCGGCCAGCCCGTGGCGACATTTGCCAGTCCACAGCTCTATGAAGCGCGTCGCGCAGTGGCGCAAGCCGAGTCGCAGTCGCGGCTGGCGCAGCAGGCCCTGACGCGCGACCGGATGCTCCATGACGACGGCATCATCGCCGCCAGCCGCTGGCAGACAACCCAGGCGCACGCTGTCGAAGCGGCGGCCATGGCCCAGGCCAGACGCGCCGAACTGGCTGCCAGCGGCGTGAAGATGGATGGCAAGGAGGCACAGTTGCTGGCGCCGCGCGCGGGCATTGTGACCGAAGTCATGGTCCAGCCCGGCACGCGCGTCGAGGCTTCGGCAGCGCTGGTGCGAGTGGCTGACCCCAAGGCGCTGGAACTGGATCTGCTGCTCGGTCGCGAGGTTCCGCTGCCCGCTGTGGGCGACCGTGTGCAGGTTGCCACGCGCGCCGCCACAGGCCGTGTCGAGGGCATTGCGCCCGTGGGGGACGGCAGCGCGGGGATGCGCGTGCGCGTGGCGCTGAGCAACAACGGCGATCTGCGTCTGGGCGAGAGTGTCACGGCCATGCTGACGCTCAAGGAGTCTGGCACGGGCAAGGCGCAGGCCAATGCCGCAGACCGTCTGCGCATCCCGGCGGCGGCACTGGTGTACTGGCAAGGCCAGAGCGGTGTATTCATAGAAACAGGACAGAGCGTGCGCTTCACGGCCTTGTCGGTGGAGACCCGGGACGAGGCGACTGCCGTGGTGCGCGGCAGGCTGCCGGCCGGGGCGCAGATTGCGGTGGCAGGCATCGCTGCACTCAAAAGCCTGCTGTCCGGAGGTGAGTAGTGCTGGCCAAGCTGATCGATTTCTCGTTGCGCCAGCGCGCTCTGGTGCTGCTCGCTGCAGCGGCCCTGGCGCTCGCTGGCGCCTGGGCCTATGTGCAACTTCCCATTGATGCCTTTCCCGATATCTCGCCCACCCAGGTGAAGGTGATCCTCAAGGTGCCGGGCATGACGCCCGAGGAGGTAGAGCAGCGCGTCTCCACGCCCGTAGAGCAGGAACTGCTGGGCCTGCCGCACAAGACCATCGTGCGCTCGGTCTCCAAGTACGGCATCAGCGACGTGACCGTGGACTTCTCGGAAGGCACGGATGTGTACTGGGCACGCCAGCAGGTGTCCGAGC
This DNA window, taken from Comamonas testosteroni TK102, encodes the following:
- a CDS encoding efflux RND transporter periplasmic adaptor subunit codes for the protein MYLYQWLLAGALALPVTGMAAEAVPLSPEQARTLGVRFQSIKSSGELNVSAHARVLLRPDAQVVVAAPYAGMLPRVLVAVGQSVRAGQPVATFASPQLYEARRAVAQAESQSRLAQQALTRDRMLHDDGIIAASRWQTTQAHAVEAAAMAQARRAELAASGVKMDGKEAQLLAPRAGIVTEVMVQPGTRVEASAALVRVADPKALELDLLLGREVPLPAVGDRVQVATRAATGRVEGIAPVGDGSAGMRVRVALSNNGDLRLGESVTAMLTLKESGTGKAQANAADRLRIPAAALVYWQGQSGVFIETGQSVRFTALSVETRDEATAVVRGRLPAGAQIAVAGIAALKSLLSGGE